Proteins from a single region of Tautonia marina:
- the glpK gene encoding glycerol kinase GlpK translates to MARDRILVIDQGTTSTRAVVYDTRLQPVGQGQREVPPTYPKQGWVEHDPKAIIDSIGATVTQALADASIGPDRIAAIGLTNQRETTLLWDRSTGEAIGPAIVWQDRRTADLCRQLSSRADWIAERTGLLIDSYFSATKLSWMLDHLPNARARAEAGDLAFGTVDSLVLRHLTGGRLHATDVTNASRTLLMDLREARWADELCEYFGIPTAILPEIVPSSGEIGQTRGLGYLPDGLPITGIAGDQQASLFGNGCFHVGEAKCTYGTGAFLLVNTGAEVVRSTAGLVTTPAATPPGQAQQYALEGSVFIAGAAVQWFRDGLKAIGAAPEINPISEGADPESELLFVPALTGLGAPHWQPEARGTIFGITRGTTVPDLARAVIEGVAYQIADLVEAMNADLPTPLASLRADGGMARSDPFLKFQADLMGLPIHRSPQTEATALGAAALAALGVGLLTDLDAIADLLESGGDDFQPEHDVFWRRKAMKRWRHAVETVVRHYRTR, encoded by the coding sequence ATGGCCCGCGACCGCATCTTGGTAATCGACCAGGGAACCACGAGCACCCGGGCCGTCGTTTACGATACCAGGCTGCAACCGGTTGGCCAGGGACAACGGGAGGTTCCGCCCACGTATCCCAAACAGGGATGGGTCGAGCACGACCCGAAAGCCATCATCGATTCGATCGGCGCCACCGTCACCCAGGCCCTTGCCGATGCCTCGATCGGTCCCGACCGGATCGCCGCCATCGGTCTGACCAACCAGCGCGAGACAACCCTCCTCTGGGACCGATCGACGGGCGAGGCAATCGGCCCGGCCATCGTCTGGCAGGATCGCCGCACGGCCGACCTCTGCCGGCAGCTTTCCAGCCGCGCCGACTGGATCGCCGAGCGCACCGGGCTGTTGATCGACTCGTACTTCTCGGCCACGAAGCTCTCCTGGATGCTCGATCACCTGCCGAACGCCCGAGCCCGGGCCGAGGCCGGCGACCTGGCGTTCGGCACCGTCGATAGCCTCGTCCTCCGCCATCTGACCGGCGGCCGGTTGCACGCGACCGACGTGACCAACGCCTCACGGACTCTCTTGATGGACCTCCGCGAAGCGCGCTGGGCCGACGAGCTTTGCGAGTACTTCGGAATTCCCACCGCAATATTGCCCGAGATCGTCCCCAGTTCCGGAGAAATCGGTCAAACACGCGGTCTGGGCTATTTGCCCGACGGCTTGCCGATCACCGGAATCGCCGGAGACCAGCAAGCCTCCCTCTTTGGCAACGGCTGTTTCCACGTCGGTGAGGCCAAGTGCACCTACGGCACCGGGGCCTTCCTGCTGGTCAACACCGGTGCTGAGGTGGTGCGATCGACGGCCGGACTCGTGACGACTCCCGCCGCCACGCCTCCTGGCCAGGCCCAGCAATACGCGCTCGAAGGCAGCGTCTTCATCGCCGGGGCCGCCGTGCAGTGGTTCCGGGACGGCTTGAAAGCGATCGGCGCGGCCCCGGAAATCAACCCGATCTCCGAAGGGGCCGACCCGGAGAGCGAGCTGCTGTTCGTCCCTGCTCTGACCGGCCTTGGTGCCCCTCACTGGCAACCGGAGGCGCGCGGCACCATCTTCGGGATCACCCGAGGCACGACCGTCCCCGATCTGGCCCGAGCCGTCATTGAGGGGGTTGCCTATCAGATCGCCGACCTTGTCGAGGCGATGAACGCCGATCTCCCGACTCCGCTCGCCTCGCTCCGGGCCGATGGCGGTATGGCCCGATCCGACCCCTTCCTCAAATTCCAGGCCGACCTGATGGGCCTGCCGATCCACCGCAGCCCGCAGACCGAGGCCACCGCCCTCGGCGCCGCTGCATTGGCCGCGCTGGGGGTTGGGCTCCTGACCGACCTCGACGCCATCGCCGACCTGCTCGAATCCGGCGGCGACGACTTCCAGCCCGAGCATGACGTCTTCTGGCGTCGCAAGGCCATGAAACGCTGGCGGCACGCCGTCGAAACGGTTGTCCGACATTATCGGACCCGGTAA